CATATGAATAGACAATGGGCATAAGGAAAAAAACCTGTTAGGAAAGAAGCTTATAGAAAGACATTCAGCCTTGtggtaatcaaagaaatgcaagatAGCGTAACAGGAACCATTTTTCACCTATTAATTGAGGAAGGTGTAAAACTGGAAATAgcctatgttggtaaggctgtgGTGAAACCCGTATTCATCCTGCTACTCCAAAGGAAAAGTATAAACTGACACAACCTTTTTGAAAGGCAATTTGGCAAGCATTAAATTATGTTCATATCcttgacccagaaatcctactTCTGggaatttaaagaaatatgaaaaaaaaaaaaaaaaaaaagagagagagagagagaaaaggtcaCATGCAGAGAATCATCCACTGCAGCACTGCTTATTAGAGTTATTATTAAGccagaagcaacctaaatgtcctaCAGGGGAATGGATACTTAGTAACAGctattaaaacattaattatcAAAACAGCAACAAGGATAGTTGCTTATAGCTAAAGACAAAAAGGGTACACAGCTGCAAACATGTAAAAACAGGTTTGCAacagagaagaagggaagaagatgacacaaacagaaTAGCTATGTTAGCCTGGTGAGGCTGAGTGCCTTTTCTTATTTCCACTCTCTCTGTAACGATGTTTCACCATTTTTACAATAATccgtttcagaaagaaaaaaccagCTAAGCCAAATTAAACAAATTACCTTCTTCATTATCAAAATCCGAGACATTTCCATCTGCCACATCCTTCTCTTTGAGGTAGTTCAGCAAAAACTGTTCGATGTCTTCAGCTGTGGTGCTGTTCTCAAGAGTTGCTGGTCTTTGGTTCAAACGACTTTCCTCCTCTCCTAAACTTTGCTCTTGGAGGTGCCCGAGATGACCTGCGTCTGGGAACCACTGGGCTGTAAGTAAAGTGTTACAATGATCACCTTGGCTATTCACGACAGGCATTAGTACTTTATATACAGAATACGCTCTTTGCCCTGGCCTGCACAGCCCCCACAAGATTCAGTCCCTACCTGGCTCTCCGGCCTCCCAGTTGCCCATTAGCCCATTTTCCAGTTCCCCCAGTGCAGCAAGCATTTTCCTGTTTCGGAACTCTTGCATCTGCTGTTCTGTCTAGAGTCCTTCCCCTCTACTTCACATCTGGTTAACTCCAAGTCACTTTTCACATCTCGGTACACATAGAACTTGCCCAATAAGGAAGGCCCTCCCTTGACTCCCCTATTTAACTTAGGCCACTTACATGATGTCTTACATAGCACTCTGCTCTTTCCCTTTATATCAGCTCatcatatttattttgtgtatctatttatttgtgtgtacTATTTAGTGTCTGAATCTCCCATTAGACTTTATGTTCCATTGGTCACCAATGGAAATCCAATATGCCCAGTGTAGGTTCCAGGATCTCTATTCCTTTAACTGACTCAGTTCTAACTGCAATCATTTTTGTATGTCAGGGTTCCACAAAGGCTCATAAGAGAGCAATTTGATACTCTCAAAAATTGAAACATAAACTCTTTAAGCCagcatttttttccagaaattcatCCTATTGATATGCTGAGGCATGTGCAAAATGACCTACAAAGATACTGGGTGCTCAAagtatatgcaaaagaaaaaatacacaagacCGGCAAACACAACCAAGTGACGAAATTCTGAGGATGGAATATATTGCTCATTAACAGCATACAGGCTTTATAGAGCCTCGAGGACAGACGGTCTCATATTGTATTTCTGATGTAAACTGCTTCAGAAAGCTGGCCATTTTCTCTCCAAAGTCTTCCCTATTCGGTGATGCTCAAATACGTCTGATAAGTCACCACAGAATAAACTTCAAACATCACTGGGTCCAGCGGTTTTCAAACGGTGCCTTGAGGAGCCTTAGGGCTTCACAGAAATGTCTCATGGATCACAACAGGGAGGGCACCAAGAGACGGCAGGCTATGGGCATGGGTTCCAGGGTCTCTACTCCTTCAACAAACTCAGCTCTAATTGCAATCATTTTTGTATATCAGGGTTCCCCAAATGCTTTATTTCAAAAAAGGCTCTTAATACTTAGAGGAATCAAACAACGACAAATCCCACCGCCTGAAAATCACTGCTCTGCTCCAGCACCCTCCTTTTGCAGATAGCCGGGAAAAAGACTCAGATAACCTTTACCACCTGCCAATCTCCTTTTCATCAAGGAGCATCTGCACAGAGCCAGAGCAGCAGCAGATGGGAGACGACGGGCAACTGGGAGCATCAAGAGAGCAAATGCATGAGGTGCGAGCTGGAGGTTCCTATACCCAGGGAGCCATTATGACATTCTTCAAACTGCATCCCCAGTTGTCTATCAGGTACTTAGTGCACTCTAAGGGGTTGGTTCCCAACTAGTTAAAACCTGGGCCCAGTGTTTACACTGCTAAGACTAGACATGCTGCAAAGATTATTTCTAGATTCAAGGCTGGTGCCAGACATTAAAATGTCTTTGCTCATAAACGGCttttaaacatgaaaagaagctcaaccTCACtcttaatgcaaattaaaactataataagGTGCTATTTTTCTCCTATTGGATTAGTGAAGATCAAAAGCTTGGTAATATACAGTGTGGCTGAGGGTGTGGCAAAACTGGCACTCTCTTACATTGCTGATGGAGTTTAAATTGGTGCAACCTCTTAGGAGAGCAATTTGATATTCcctcaaaaatttaaatggaatatCCTTTAAACCAGCATTTTTTACCAGAAATTCATCCTATTGATATACTGAGACATGCCCAAAATGACCTTCAAAGATATTCAATGgagcattttttttgtgtgtggtggcAAAAGACTCGAAGTGACTAAAACATCTACCAAGAAAGGACTggttgaatactatgcagccataaagagaaTGCAGCAGCCATATGTGTATGGGCATTGCACATTCTGCAAGTTCTGAAGTATGTGACatacttattttcaaaactaccctattttttttcttgtcatgaaTAATCAGCCAACCAGCAGGTGGTAATAAGCAGTAAATTAACTAATGGTTCTTGCCCTTACCTAATGCTTTTTTAGCCACTTCATGTGAAACACTATGTTCATGGTCACTCAATTTCCTAACACTCTTACTGGGTTCTTCTAAGGCCTTTCAAAAGTTCTCTGAGACCACATCTCCACACCCACCTTAGAACAGTGGCCATCAGTTAGATAATTTGATGACAAACAGAAATGACAGCAAAAAGTGCAACTCTGACTTCTGAGTGACTGTATCAACTCCTTCTGAGTACCACTTAACTGTTCAAAAAGCGAGTATATTCTGGGTTATTTCAAAACTTTCAGTAAAGCTAGTTCTAAGTCTGCTTCTGTTCTAAGAAAGCGCCACAGTCAGTCTTAACCAACCAATTTTCCTTTCTGCAAGGGAGACCCTCTCCCTCCATCTCAGTGTTTTTTTAAGCAGTACAAAGCTACACAGGAGTTTCGACATTTCACCTTCAGAGAAGACCGAAGACATCAGCAATCTAAGGCAGTTCAATTTTGAAGACCCAAATTCAGATACTTCTTGAGAGATACAGTTCACAGGGCTTTTCTTAACTTACTTTTAAGAATTTCAAATTGAAATAGAGCATAGTTCCCTAAAGCAGCACAGGTGGGATACATCTGGCCCAAAGAAGCCAGTCTTAGTCCGCATAAGCAGCCAGCCAGTCCTATGAGGGGCTCCACGAGGGCAGGCCTAGGTGGGTCTTATTCATGGCTGACTCCCCAGTGACTAGCCCACTACACAGGCTTCCAAGTGGCTGCGAAATAAAATCCAACCTCCTCTCTTGGTCTGTAAGGTCCTACCAGGATTTGTCCTTGCCCTTCTTTCCAACTTCGTCTTGCAACACTCTCCGCAGTGGCCTCTTTTCCATTCTCTAAGGACCCATGCCCCTTCTTCCCTCTCGGCCTTCccacttgaaattttttttttggggggggagacagagtcttactctgtcgcccaggctggagtgcagtggcatgatctcggctcactgtaacctctgcctcccgggttcaagtagttccctgactcagcctcctgagtatctggaattataggagcctgccaccatgccctgctaattttagtacagatgaagtttcaccatcttgaccaggctggtcttgaactcctgacctcatgatctacctgcctcagcctcccaaagtgctgggattacaggtgtgagccaacacacccggccattttttttttttgagatagagtcttactctgtcacccaggttggagtacagtggtgcaatcatggtgcACCGCACCCCTGACCTccccccaggctcaggtgatacttctacttcagcctctcaggtagctggaattacgggcatgcaccactattcccaactaattattttttcaatttttagtagggacaaggccTTACTATGTTGCCGAGGTTGGTCTGGAACttcggggctcaagtgatccgcccacctcagtatTATGATTATGGGTGTAAGCCACAGTCCCTGGCCTGAATGttcttaaaaatcttaaaaacaatgtCATAGCCCCATATGTGTTGATGGGCCCTTCTCATCCTTCAAGTCTCTGCTTTAGTGTTGCTTCCTCAGAGAGGCCCTCCCTGACCACTGAACTTAGTGCCTGTTACATTGAAGTGTATTTCCTTCATGGTGTTTATCAAAATCTGCAGGGAGCTTGTCTAATGATTTGTTTGTTTATCATCTCTCTTGCAGTGGCAGGGAAGTTCCATGAGTTTATTCATCTTGTTCACTGCTCTATCattacttagcacagtgtcttgACACATGGCAGGcattcttgaatgaatgaatgaataaaggaacaTTTATGTTGAATGTTAACGCTCATGCATGAATAAACACTGGAAATGGCATTAGGTACAGGGAAGTGCACTGTCCCTGCCCTAGTCACCTTCTATGAGAATGTTTCTTACATGGTCTTGGCTTTTTCAACTGACAAAGTGAGACGAGTGAccattccacctgcctcagaggCTATTAGCAGTACTGAGATAAATACTGGAAATACGCTCTTCAAATAAAAGGGACCCAGGTATACAGCTcattattttctcattgaaaGATGGACTATTCAGTTGaaagattctttttcttctaattgtAGTCCAAAATTTTGCCATTCTAATAGTGGCTAACATCTCTGGCAAGCACTCAATAGGatcaaagggaagaagagaaactCAAATCAACTCACACAATTAAAAGGTTAAAAGGAAGTCTCTAGATCTGTTCTATCCAATATCATAGtcactagctacatgtggctattaaaattaagcaaaaatacagaattcagttcctcaggTGCACGAACCACATGTGTATAGTGGCAAACTGGATAGCACAGATAAAGATTATTTCTATCATCACAGAAACTTCTCTTAGTACTGTTCTAGAATATATGGGATTGAATAATTCATGTTCTTCATTAGCCTAGATACTGCTAACTCTATGTATCATCAGAAGCAGTTTGGTATATTGGAAAGAACAAAACCGTCATAAATCCTGACTTTATCATTCATTAATTGTGTGACCCTGGCTAAGGAGGATGTCACTCACCCTTAGttcttcttatttataaaataaaaatatttatatttagtctGCAGGGTTTTATATCCCTGGCATAGAGCAGGAGCTCAATAAATGATAGAGATTACTGAAAGTATAGAAGATAAACAGAGAAACCCCACCATAACATATGGGACTGGAGAGACAATGAGATTCAAATACCCCCCATAGCATCACCACAAACAATGCAAAAAACAAGGCTAAGCAAAAGAGGAGACCAAGTCCTGCCCCCACATCAGCATTAAAAAGGGCTCTCAATGTACCTAACGCTGCCAGCAGAGCATGCAGAACACTGACAAAGGAAGCAGCTCTCTTATCGTAAAATTGGTCCAGAGTGGCCAAGACATCTTGAACCACATCTGCCACCAAAGGAAGCAGGCTAGCATCTGAATTCCGCAGCATGACTTCCAAGACCTTTGAGGTATGTGGGTGCAAAGCCAGATGACGCAGATTTAAAGAGATCCCATTGACTAAATAGTCTGAATTTTGATTGATTAGGTGTTGCAGGGAGTCGTAGCCACAAGCATGGCAAATGTCCATCATGGTGCTGGTAGCCACCTGACTAATGAGTAGGGTTTGATCTCCAGCCTTCTCCAGTACTGGATAAAGGGTTGACATCAAAAGCAAACAGAAGTCTTTTTCTAGTGCGTATGCAAACTGGCCAATTCCTTCCAGCTGAATGCATATTTGCCAGATGTTGCTGTTCATAGAGCAAACAGTGGGACTTGGCTTTGAGAAGGCTAGAAAAGATGTAAGTTGGGAGGTGTGTTCACCAGACATGATGGCCTGGAGGCCTGGGTGCTCCATCATCAGCTCCTCTCCCATTTCCTCAGTTTCAATACAGGTAACTAAATACCAATTTTCTTGACTTGTGTATTCTTCAAGTATAGATGTCACAATCTCTCTCAGTTCCTCTGCGtttgttttaatatgtttttcatGAAGATCCTCGACCTCCAGCCCAGCAGCCCCTGTAACCAGTTCATTAAGGATCATGGCAGCTTGCTTCCGGTAAACCACAGATTGACGGTAAAGTTCCATAAAGTGATCCACAAGCAAATAAAGGTTCCCATAATAACCAAGTAGCTGACAAACCTGCCTCAAGAGCATGAAGATCCTCTCATCGGTGAAGAAGCGGAAATATCTCCTCTGGATGTGGTTCCATGGCTGGGTGGCTGAGGTCTTCGGAGAAGCATTCAGACCATCAGAGTTCCAACGCCGCTCCTCAACAATCTTGATGTCAGCCACGTCCAGCTCTAGAACTTGGATGAGTGCTTTGGAAAGGCGCTGGAGATGGGCCACAGAGTTGAGGACAAAGTTTATTTTTGGGCCCAAGAGTTTCAGATAACCAAGCAACAAGGAAAGAGTAGAGAATTTGCCCTGGTCATCTTGGGAGGTCATTAGGCGAGGAAGAGATGTGGCAAGGGAATGCAGGCTTTCTGACAAGATGTCCGCCAGGGCTTTGTTGCCCACCACTACTTTCTGATCTGCAAAATGTCTCAGAACTTTATTGCACTGGGCTTGGACTTCAGGACTCTCATCATTGACTAGTCCCACTAAGGCCTTCAGAAGGGGATCAGCAGATTCGACCAATGATTGACTGCACTTCAAAAGGAGGTCCTCCACAAGTTCTACCAGTTCCAGCCTCACTTTCCAGTGTGGGTGAACAGAAACACActcaattatctttttaataaggATAGTCAACTTGTCGCCAGTGCTTTTTACCCAGTCTGCTTCCCTGTGAACCATCAGCTCTGCTACTCTGTGTTCAACTGCAGATTTTGCTTGGACCTTTGAGATTCTTTTGAGCTGTTCATCAGCCATAATGAAGCTCACTGTCTTGTAAAAGATCTTTAGGGAAGATACGACAACTCTGTGACCTTGTTTAAAG
This is a stretch of genomic DNA from Saimiri boliviensis isolate mSaiBol1 chromosome 9, mSaiBol1.pri, whole genome shotgun sequence. It encodes these proteins:
- the TTI1 gene encoding TELO2-interacting protein 1 homolog isoform X2, coding for MMAVFDTPEEAFGVLRPVCVQLTKTQTVENVEHLQTQLQAVSDSALQELQQYILFPLRFTLKTPGPKRERLIQSVVECLTFVLSSTCVKEQELLQELFSELSACLYSPSSQKPAAVSEELKLAVIQGLSTLMHSAYGDIILTFYEPSVLPRLGFAVSLLLGLAEQEKSKQIKIAALKCLQVLLLQCDCQDHPRSLDELEQKQLGDLFASFLPGISTTLTRVITGDFKQGHRVVVSSLKIFYKTVSFIMADEQLKRISKVQAKSAVEHRVAELMVHREADWVKSTGDKLTILIKKIIECVSVHPHWKVRLELVELVEDLLLKCSQSLVESADPLLKALVGLVNDESPEVQAQCNKVLRHFADQKVVVGNKALADILSESLHSLATSLPRLMTSQDDQGKFSTLSLLLGYLKLLGPKINFVLNSVAHLQRLSKALIQVLELDVADIKIVEERRWNSDGLNASPKTSATQPWNHIQRRYFRFFTDERIFMLLRQVCQLLGYYGNLYLLVDHFMELYRQSVVYRKQAAMILNELVTGAAGLEVEDLHEKHIKTNAEELREIVTSILEEYTSQENWYLVTCIETEEMGEELMMEHPGLQAIMSGEHTSQLTSFLAFSKPSPTVCSMNSNIWQICIQLEGIGQFAYALEKDFCLLLMSTLYPVLEKAGDQTLLISQVATSTMMDICHACGYDSLQHLINQNSDYLVNGISLNLRHLALHPHTSKVLEVMLRNSDASLLPLVADVVQDVLATLDQFYDKRAASFVSVLHALLAALAQWFPDAGHLGHLQEQSLGEEESRLNQRPATLENSTTAEDIEQFLLNYLKEKDVADGNVSDFDNEEEEQPVPPKVEENDTHPDVEPPLPLQIQIATDVMERCIHLLSDKNLQIRLKVLDVLDLCVVVLQSHKNQLLPLAHRAWPSLVHRLTRDAPLAVLRAFKVLRTLGSKCGDFLRSRFCKDVLPKLAGSLVTQAPISARAGPVYSHTLAFKLQLAVLQGLGPLCERLDLGEGDLNKVADACLIYLSAKQPVKLQEAARRYVCLITHIPLRLF
- the TTI1 gene encoding TELO2-interacting protein 1 homolog isoform X1; the encoded protein is MMAVFDTPEEAFGVLRPVCVQLTKTQTVENVEHLQTQLQAVSDSALQELQQYILFPLRFTLKTPGPKRERLIQSVVECLTFVLSSTCVKEQELLQELFSELSACLYSPSSQKPAAVSEELKLAVIQGLSTLMHSAYGDIILTFYEPSVLPRLGFAVSLLLGLAEQEKSKQIKIAALKCLQVLLLQCDCQDHPRSLDELEQKQLGDLFASFLPGISTTLTRVITGDFKQGHRVVVSSLKIFYKTVSFIMADEQLKRISKVQAKSAVEHRVAELMVHREADWVKSTGDKLTILIKKIIECVSVHPHWKVRLELVELVEDLLLKCSQSLVESADPLLKALVGLVNDESPEVQAQCNKVLRHFADQKVVVGNKALADILSESLHSLATSLPRLMTSQDDQGKFSTLSLLLGYLKLLGPKINFVLNSVAHLQRLSKALIQVLELDVADIKIVEERRWNSDGLNASPKTSATQPWNHIQRRYFRFFTDERIFMLLRQVCQLLGYYGNLYLLVDHFMELYRQSVVYRKQAAMILNELVTGAAGLEVEDLHEKHIKTNAEELREIVTSILEEYTSQENWYLVTCIETEEMGEELMMEHPGLQAIMSGEHTSQLTSFLAFSKPSPTVCSMNSNIWQICIQLEGIGQFAYALEKDFCLLLMSTLYPVLEKAGDQTLLISQVATSTMMDICHACGYDSLQHLINQNSDYLVNGISLNLRHLALHPHTSKVLEVMLRNSDASLLPLVADVVQDVLATLDQFYDKRAASFVSVLHALLAALAQWFPDAGHLGHLQEQSLGEEESRLNQRPATLENSTTAEDIEQFLLNYLKEKDVADGNVSDFDNEEEEQPVPPKVEENDTHPDVEPPLPLQIQIATDVMERCIHLLSDKNLQIRLKVLDVLDLCVVVLQSHKNQLLPLAHRAWPSLVHRLTRDAPLAVLRAFKVLRTLGSKCGDFLRSRFCKDVLPKLAGSLVTQAPISARAGPVYSHTLAFKLQLAVLQGLGPLCERLDLGEGDLNKVADACLIYLSAKQPVKLQEAARSVFLHLMKVDPDSTWFLLSELYCPMQFTPPHPSLHPVQLRGASGQQNPYTANVLHLLKELQ